One window of the Paenibacillus beijingensis genome contains the following:
- a CDS encoding alpha-glucosidase/alpha-galactosidase, translated as MSKIVFLGAGSTVFAKNVLGDCMLTPSLQEFEIALFDINPERLRDSEIMLNNIRETSGSSCRIKSYSDRKEALRGAKYVINAIQVGGYDPCTITDFEVPKKYGLRQTIADTLGIGGIFRNLRTIPVLDEFAADIREVCPDALFLNYTNPMAVLTNYMNTYAGVNTVGLCHSVQHCIPGLFDSLGIDKEGVKARIAGINHMAWLLEVSKDGVDLYPEIKRRARQKQEEGKHWDMVRYELMFRFGYYVTESSEHNAEYHPYFIKRNYPELIEKFNIPLDEYPRRCVDQIERWTKMRDELVENKNLEHTRSHEYASYILDAIETDVPFKIGGNVMNTGLITNLPREACVEVPCLVDRSGITPTYVGDLPPQLAALNRTNINTQLLTLEAAVTKRKEHIYHAAMLDPHTAAELSIDDIVALCDDLIEAHGDWLPKFN; from the coding sequence TTGAGTAAAATTGTTTTTCTAGGTGCAGGAAGCACGGTGTTTGCTAAAAATGTACTGGGTGACTGCATGCTGACCCCGTCGCTCCAAGAATTCGAAATCGCGCTGTTCGATATTAATCCGGAGCGTCTGCGCGATTCGGAAATTATGCTGAACAATATTCGTGAGACGTCCGGCAGCAGCTGCCGAATCAAATCTTATTCGGACCGCAAGGAAGCGCTGCGCGGTGCCAAATATGTCATCAACGCCATTCAGGTCGGCGGTTATGATCCGTGTACGATTACCGATTTTGAAGTACCGAAGAAGTACGGCCTTCGTCAGACGATTGCCGATACGCTCGGCATCGGCGGCATTTTCCGCAACCTGCGCACCATTCCGGTGCTGGATGAGTTCGCTGCCGATATCCGGGAAGTGTGTCCGGATGCGCTGTTCTTAAACTATACGAATCCGATGGCCGTACTGACCAACTATATGAATACGTACGCAGGAGTAAACACCGTCGGGCTCTGCCACAGCGTGCAGCACTGCATTCCGGGCCTATTTGATTCGCTTGGCATCGATAAGGAAGGCGTCAAAGCGAGAATCGCCGGCATTAACCATATGGCCTGGCTGCTCGAAGTGTCGAAGGACGGAGTCGATCTGTATCCGGAAATCAAGCGCCGCGCACGGCAAAAGCAGGAGGAAGGCAAGCATTGGGACATGGTCCGCTACGAGCTGATGTTCCGCTTCGGCTACTATGTGACGGAATCTTCCGAGCACAATGCGGAGTACCACCCGTATTTCATTAAGCGCAATTATCCGGAGCTGATCGAGAAATTCAACATTCCACTTGATGAATATCCGCGCCGCTGCGTCGACCAAATTGAGAGATGGACAAAAATGCGCGACGAGCTGGTCGAAAACAAAAATTTGGAGCATACCCGTTCCCATGAATACGCGTCCTACATTCTCGATGCGATCGAGACCGACGTTCCGTTCAAAATCGGCGGCAACGTCATGAACACCGGCCTCATTACGAATCTGCCGCGCGAAGCGTGCGTCGAAGTGCCGTGCCTCGTGGACCGCAGCGGCATTACGCCGACTTATGTCGGAGATTTGCCGCCGCAGCTGGCCGCGCTAAACCGGACGAACATCAACACGCAGCTGCTGACGCTCGAAGCGGCGGTTACGAAACGCAAGGAACATATCTACCATGCCGCTATGCTGGACCCGCACACGGCCGCTGAGCTGTCCATCGACGATATCGTCGCTCTGTGCGACGATCTGATCGAGGCGCACGGCGACTGGCTGCCGAAATTCAACTAA
- a CDS encoding DUF1450 domain-containing protein, whose protein sequence is MANDIRICDKCKHIRIKTMLPKLQKLDPDAEIRVGCKSYCGPCAKKAFIFINGRYVTAPTEDEAVQKAKTFLKKKK, encoded by the coding sequence ATGGCTAACGATATACGGATCTGTGATAAATGCAAACATATCCGGATTAAGACGATGCTGCCTAAGCTTCAGAAGCTTGATCCGGATGCGGAAATTCGCGTCGGCTGCAAGTCCTACTGCGGACCTTGCGCCAAGAAGGCGTTCATTTTCATTAACGGCCGCTATGTGACGGCCCCGACGGAAGATGAAGCGGTCCAGAAAGCGAAGACGTTTCTGAAGAAGAAGAAATAA
- a CDS encoding THUMP domain-containing class I SAM-dependent RNA methyltransferase — MQQLELIATSPMGLEAVVARELKQLGYENVKTENGRVTFFGGPQDICRTNLWLRTSDRVLVKMGQFKATTFEELFEGTKALDWPDWIPGDAEFPVEGRSHKSQLSSVPACQSIVKKAVVEKMKERYGTEWFPEDGARFVIEVSLLNDTALLTLDTTGPSLHKRGYRKLVTEAPLKETMAAAMVLLSRWRPERPLYDPFCGSGTIPIEAAMIGWNVAPGLRRTFNSEQWPIIGEELWEQAREEAFDSVRDDIPLQISGSDIDPEAIDVANAALGKAGFAKEIKLRVLPISKAKPEGRYGCIVTNPPYGERLGNDKEAEKALRELGLMTAILSDWSAFALSPNRSFEHFFGKPSDKKRKLFNGRIECNLFQYLGPLPPRSPE, encoded by the coding sequence GTGCAGCAATTGGAATTGATCGCGACTTCGCCAATGGGGCTTGAAGCCGTCGTGGCGCGGGAGCTGAAACAATTAGGATATGAGAATGTAAAGACGGAGAACGGACGGGTCACTTTTTTCGGCGGACCGCAGGACATATGCCGGACTAATCTGTGGCTTCGCACCTCGGACAGAGTGCTTGTGAAGATGGGCCAATTCAAAGCGACGACATTTGAGGAGCTGTTTGAAGGCACGAAGGCGCTCGACTGGCCGGACTGGATACCGGGAGATGCAGAATTCCCGGTGGAAGGACGGTCGCACAAGTCACAGCTTTCCAGCGTCCCGGCCTGCCAGAGCATCGTCAAGAAAGCGGTCGTGGAAAAAATGAAGGAGCGCTACGGCACCGAATGGTTTCCCGAAGACGGCGCACGCTTCGTGATTGAAGTCTCGCTGCTGAACGATACGGCGCTGCTTACGCTTGATACGACAGGTCCGAGCCTGCATAAGCGCGGCTACCGCAAGCTGGTTACGGAAGCGCCGCTGAAGGAAACGATGGCCGCGGCGATGGTGCTGCTCAGCCGCTGGCGTCCCGAACGTCCGCTGTACGATCCGTTTTGCGGATCGGGCACGATACCGATCGAGGCGGCCATGATCGGCTGGAATGTGGCGCCGGGGCTGCGCCGCACGTTTAATAGCGAGCAGTGGCCTATTATCGGCGAAGAGCTTTGGGAGCAGGCGCGCGAGGAGGCGTTTGACAGCGTGCGCGACGACATTCCGCTGCAGATCAGCGGCTCCGATATCGATCCGGAGGCGATCGATGTCGCAAATGCGGCACTGGGGAAAGCCGGCTTCGCCAAAGAGATCAAGCTGCGCGTGCTGCCCATTTCCAAAGCAAAGCCGGAAGGACGCTACGGCTGTATCGTGACGAACCCGCCGTACGGCGAGCGGCTCGGCAACGATAAGGAAGCGGAGAAGGCGCTGCGGGAGCTCGGGTTGATGACGGCCATCCTGTCGGACTGGTCGGCATTCGCCCTCAGCCCCAACCGCTCCTTTGAACATTTCTTCGGCAAGCCATCCGATAAGAAACGGAAGCTGTTTAACGGCAGAATCGAGTGCAACCTGTTTCAATATTTAGGCCCGCTTCCGCCGCGCAGTCCCGAGTAG
- a CDS encoding helix-turn-helix domain-containing protein: MTFKTAQAAFAQLLITGTLVHEAAYDDMRRALEIDANPNTVLVVSIDRYPELAVGMPIEWRIEIGRTLVQAIVKSISEPFLWVWTEEGIMAVLLELQQAHNPQLNLDKRPMSIVRKIQNIIDTQGFSVSVGIGSRYDNPYMLFHSYEEAKKSMVNRFFQGNRIVYQFDQETAREPKLTNPITPEEKMELLARVRIGDEEGSVNHLKILLERAAHSYKFNVDMFKSEALDLIMSLSRLAVDMGGDASEILSENARIIQSLVGTVRYNNFVSKLCDYWREIAKQVGQAGGFEASPIIRAAIKYIKENHAQKLTLKKMAEYCHVNAYYLAHLFKKETGMSCIDFLTKIRIEKSAFLLETTEMTVQQIAIQVGFQDANYFSRKFKKMMSCSPSSYREARLC, from the coding sequence ATGACATTCAAAACTGCGCAAGCTGCGTTCGCTCAACTTCTTATTACCGGAACACTCGTACATGAAGCGGCTTACGATGATATGCGCAGAGCGCTAGAAATTGATGCAAATCCCAATACGGTTCTGGTCGTCTCCATCGACCGTTATCCGGAGCTTGCAGTAGGGATGCCGATTGAATGGAGAATTGAAATCGGCAGAACATTAGTCCAAGCGATAGTCAAATCGATCTCAGAGCCTTTTCTATGGGTATGGACCGAAGAAGGCATTATGGCTGTTCTGCTTGAACTGCAGCAGGCACATAATCCGCAGCTCAACCTGGATAAACGCCCCATGTCAATCGTCCGGAAAATTCAGAATATTATTGATACGCAAGGCTTTTCCGTATCAGTTGGCATTGGCTCGCGTTATGATAATCCATATATGCTCTTTCATTCCTATGAAGAGGCCAAGAAATCGATGGTCAACCGGTTTTTTCAGGGGAATCGGATCGTTTATCAATTTGATCAAGAAACAGCGCGCGAGCCCAAATTAACAAATCCGATTACGCCCGAGGAAAAGATGGAATTGCTGGCAAGGGTACGGATCGGCGATGAGGAAGGATCTGTAAATCATCTGAAAATATTGCTGGAAAGGGCGGCTCATTCGTACAAATTTAATGTCGATATGTTCAAGTCCGAAGCGCTCGATCTTATAATGTCCCTGTCGCGCTTGGCGGTTGATATGGGGGGAGACGCCTCGGAAATTTTATCCGAAAATGCGAGAATCATTCAATCGTTGGTCGGCACGGTCCGCTACAACAATTTTGTGAGCAAGTTATGTGATTACTGGCGGGAGATTGCCAAACAAGTCGGACAAGCCGGCGGATTTGAAGCGTCACCGATCATTCGTGCTGCCATCAAATATATAAAGGAAAACCATGCTCAAAAGCTGACATTGAAAAAAATGGCAGAATATTGCCATGTAAATGCGTATTATCTTGCGCATCTGTTCAAGAAGGAAACAGGTATGAGCTGTATTGATTTTTTAACTAAAATTCGTATTGAAAAATCAGCTTTTCTATTAGAAACGACCGAAATGACCGTACAGCAAATCGCCATACAGGTTGGTTTTCAGGATGCCAATTATTTTTCCCGAAAGTTTAAGAAGATGATGAGCTGCAGTCCCAGCAGCTACCGGGAAGCAAGATTGTGCTAG
- a CDS encoding helix-turn-helix transcriptional regulator, with the protein MLEFPEHYEFRVHINPVRGGESELNLLFSGAASPHPLHRIGPAIHDYILIHTVVSGYGSFETGNRKYRISSGDTFVIFPNVLFSYEADGKQPWTYLWVAVQGRSAMKLLAAAGIGPDQPVFGGAEPGKLAVIYGSIRSSLDNYASDPLADLESGGWLRVLLGEFGRLNAGSLPPSASLVTEAEKAVEQTARWLQTQYVQPISVEQMAHSLGYHRTHLSKIFRRITGLSPMQYLLQIRMERAKELLHTGLTIEQVAASSGYPDPLYFSRQFRKATGLSPTDYRRSLSGSAGSAQNVKPGSDLQQK; encoded by the coding sequence ATGTTGGAATTTCCGGAGCATTACGAGTTTAGAGTTCACATTAATCCGGTCCGGGGCGGGGAATCGGAACTAAATCTGCTGTTCAGCGGCGCGGCCAGTCCCCATCCGCTGCACCGGATCGGGCCGGCAATTCACGATTATATCCTGATCCACACCGTCGTGTCCGGATACGGAAGCTTTGAAACCGGGAACCGCAAATACCGGATAAGCAGCGGCGACACGTTCGTCATTTTTCCAAACGTGCTGTTCAGTTACGAAGCGGACGGGAAGCAGCCGTGGACGTATCTTTGGGTCGCCGTTCAAGGACGCTCCGCAATGAAGCTGCTCGCCGCCGCAGGCATTGGGCCCGACCAGCCGGTGTTCGGCGGGGCCGAGCCGGGCAAACTGGCTGTCATTTACGGATCGATCAGGAGTAGCTTGGACAATTATGCGTCCGATCCGCTGGCCGATCTGGAATCCGGCGGCTGGCTGCGGGTGCTGCTGGGTGAATTCGGACGGTTAAATGCAGGCAGCCTGCCGCCATCCGCCTCTTTGGTGACCGAAGCGGAAAAAGCTGTCGAGCAGACGGCCCGTTGGCTGCAGACCCAGTATGTGCAGCCGATTTCCGTCGAGCAGATGGCCCATTCGCTCGGCTATCACCGGACGCATCTTAGCAAAATTTTTCGCAGGATCACCGGATTGTCCCCCATGCAGTATTTGCTGCAAATCCGGATGGAACGAGCGAAGGAGCTGCTTCATACCGGACTTACGATTGAGCAGGTAGCGGCTTCTTCCGGCTATCCCGATCCGCTCTACTTTTCCCGCCAGTTCCGAAAAGCTACGGGACTGTCCCCGACGGATTACCGGCGATCATTGTCCGGCTCCGCCGGGAGCGCGCAAAACGTTAAACCCGGCAGCGATCTCCAACAAAAATAA
- a CDS encoding VOC family protein, translating into MAAALLRPYIFTEDAREQAAFYAAALQGEIVDVKTFGEMPGAAESMKDRVMHLQLQAAGQLFYLADAESVERGNGIDLTLEFGSDEETARAFEALSEGGSVKMPLARMFWGTLFGRVEDRFGVSWQLATQQQS; encoded by the coding sequence ATGGCGGCAGCACTTTTACGGCCTTACATTTTCACCGAGGACGCTCGTGAGCAGGCGGCTTTTTATGCCGCAGCACTTCAGGGGGAGATTGTCGACGTAAAGACGTTCGGCGAGATGCCGGGAGCCGCGGAAAGCATGAAGGACCGGGTCATGCATCTGCAGCTTCAAGCTGCCGGACAGCTGTTTTACTTGGCCGATGCGGAGTCGGTCGAGCGGGGCAATGGCATTGATTTGACGCTGGAGTTTGGGAGCGACGAAGAAACGGCACGTGCATTTGAAGCGTTGTCCGAAGGGGGCAGTGTAAAAATGCCGCTTGCACGGATGTTTTGGGGAACGCTGTTCGGGAGGGTGGAGGACCGGTTCGGCGTTAGCTGGCAGCTGGCGACGCAGCAGCAATCGTAA
- a CDS encoding M14 family metallopeptidase: MDHGTGKAGGKEWDSLQYGPERLEADVEYLQRRNPFLEVKTIGYSVAGRPIRAIRFGSGPALLQINASVHANEWITSLLLMRFAYELAEAALPEAGGHAQHGQMLPAEVLAKQVKVWLVPMVNPDGVELVLSGPDPASPLYADLLRWHGHEGSFHDWKANLNGVDLNDQFPAHWEDEVRRRGLNGPGPRDYPGSAPLSEPEARALADFTEAENFDMVVALHTQGEEIYWNYRGLEPPVSERIALRLAGASGYNPVKLTESDAGFKDWFIQRFNRPGFTIEAGRGVNPLPVEEAGAIYSRIKPLLVEALKAAASLK; this comes from the coding sequence ATGGATCACGGTACCGGTAAAGCTGGCGGCAAGGAATGGGACTCGCTGCAATACGGACCGGAACGTCTTGAAGCCGATGTCGAATATTTGCAGCGCCGGAATCCGTTTCTGGAAGTAAAGACGATCGGATACAGCGTTGCGGGAAGGCCGATCCGCGCCATCCGCTTCGGCTCCGGCCCGGCGCTGCTGCAAATTAACGCCTCGGTGCATGCGAACGAATGGATCACGTCGCTTCTGCTAATGCGGTTTGCTTATGAGCTTGCGGAGGCGGCGCTGCCGGAAGCTGGGGGACATGCGCAGCACGGTCAAATGCTGCCGGCTGAAGTGCTGGCAAAGCAGGTGAAGGTATGGCTCGTGCCGATGGTCAATCCGGACGGCGTAGAGCTCGTCCTGAGCGGTCCGGATCCCGCTTCACCGCTATATGCGGATCTTCTGCGCTGGCATGGACACGAGGGTTCGTTCCACGATTGGAAGGCCAATCTGAACGGGGTCGATTTGAACGATCAGTTCCCCGCGCATTGGGAAGATGAGGTCCGCCGCAGAGGACTGAATGGACCCGGACCGCGCGATTATCCCGGTTCAGCTCCGCTTAGCGAGCCGGAAGCGCGGGCGCTGGCGGACTTTACGGAAGCGGAAAATTTCGATATGGTTGTCGCGCTTCATACGCAGGGCGAGGAAATTTACTGGAATTATCGAGGGCTTGAGCCGCCTGTGTCCGAACGCATCGCCCTCCGCTTGGCCGGCGCTTCAGGTTATAACCCGGTGAAACTAACCGAAAGCGACGCGGGCTTTAAAGACTGGTTCATTCAGCGGTTTAACCGGCCGGGGTTCACGATTGAAGCGGGGCGGGGCGTTAATCCGCTGCCCGTCGAAGAGGCGGGAGCGATCTACAGCCGGATCAAACCGCTGCTTGTGGAAGCGTTGAAAGCGGCGGCCTCTCTGAAATAA
- a CDS encoding ABC transporter permease, giving the protein MTILEDTLRVITDKPDVFQEALKIHLLLSFIALSASILISIPLGVYLSKRNRASLVVLNVLYLGKVIPSLAVLALLMPYVGVGFLPSLIALAVFAIPTILINTVTAFKEVDKSVIEAGQGMGMNPARIFWKIEFPLALPVILTGIRTALVEVIAGAALASFIGGGGLGDFIVNGIALSKTSMLLAGAIPICVIAFTGDLIFGGFEKFARQKTGS; this is encoded by the coding sequence TTGACTATTTTGGAAGATACGCTTCGGGTCATTACGGACAAGCCAGATGTATTTCAGGAAGCGCTGAAAATTCATTTGCTGCTCAGCTTCATTGCCTTATCCGCCAGCATTCTGATCAGCATACCTTTAGGCGTATATTTATCGAAAAGAAACCGGGCCTCCTTAGTCGTATTAAACGTTTTGTATCTTGGAAAGGTTATTCCGAGCTTGGCGGTGCTGGCGCTGCTTATGCCGTATGTCGGCGTCGGATTTTTACCTTCTCTGATTGCATTGGCTGTATTTGCCATCCCTACCATTCTGATTAACACGGTCACTGCGTTTAAGGAGGTGGATAAAAGTGTCATCGAAGCGGGGCAGGGAATGGGCATGAATCCGGCTCGCATATTTTGGAAAATTGAGTTTCCGCTTGCATTACCGGTTATTTTGACCGGAATTCGGACGGCGCTCGTTGAAGTCATTGCGGGTGCGGCGTTAGCATCTTTTATCGGCGGAGGCGGCCTGGGAGATTTTATCGTAAACGGAATTGCGCTCTCCAAGACATCCATGCTGCTCGCCGGAGCCATACCGATTTGCGTAATCGCATTTACAGGGGATTTAATTTTTGGCGGCTTTGAAAAGTTTGCAAGACAAAAAACTGGCAGTTAA
- a CDS encoding heme biosynthesis protein HemY, which produces MNAKITRNAAKKLREELDKPEHAGCMVRVYVTHSHGTHAHYGLGIDEPSDKDEVVATDKDINVLLEKGVDILDGVKIDYLYVPNEGFLITNPSKGNHGDH; this is translated from the coding sequence ATGAACGCAAAAATTACACGCAACGCAGCCAAAAAGCTTCGCGAAGAGCTGGACAAGCCCGAACATGCAGGCTGTATGGTTCGTGTTTACGTAACCCACTCTCATGGAACCCATGCCCATTACGGTCTCGGCATCGACGAACCGTCGGATAAGGATGAAGTGGTGGCTACCGATAAGGACATTAACGTCCTGCTGGAGAAAGGCGTCGACATTCTGGACGGCGTCAAAATCGATTACTTGTATGTGCCGAACGAGGGCTTCTTGATTACGAACCCGTCCAAAGGCAACCACGGCGATCATTAA
- a CDS encoding ABC transporter permease, translated as MNYLVKNLDKVMGLFVDHVVLVVISLFLSVCIAVPIAAVISKFAKSQAPVIGTFGIIYTVPSLALFSFLIPVFGLGLKPAVIALILYSQMILVRNMVAGIKGIDPSIFEAAKGMGMDKWRIFRKITVPLALPVIIAGIRIAAISMIGTATIAAFINAGGLGKLIFEGIYQDNSGKIIAGTIAVIILAVTTEVSLRLLEWKVSLKTR; from the coding sequence ATGAACTATTTAGTTAAAAATTTGGACAAGGTAATGGGACTGTTTGTTGATCATGTCGTATTGGTTGTTATTTCACTCTTTTTATCGGTGTGTATCGCTGTGCCGATTGCGGCTGTTATTTCAAAGTTTGCGAAATCGCAGGCTCCGGTCATTGGGACTTTCGGTATTATTTACACCGTTCCGAGTCTGGCATTGTTTTCTTTTTTGATTCCCGTATTCGGCTTGGGACTCAAACCTGCGGTTATTGCGCTAATTTTGTATTCCCAAATGATTTTGGTGCGGAACATGGTTGCGGGAATAAAAGGGATTGACCCTTCCATTTTCGAGGCTGCAAAAGGGATGGGAATGGATAAATGGCGAATATTCCGCAAAATTACAGTTCCTCTTGCCCTCCCGGTTATTATCGCAGGTATTCGCATTGCAGCCATTTCCATGATTGGTACCGCAACAATCGCCGCGTTTATAAATGCGGGAGGACTTGGGAAATTGATTTTTGAAGGCATTTATCAGGACAATTCCGGTAAAATCATCGCCGGTACGATCGCGGTTATCATACTGGCTGTTACGACAGAGGTATCGCTGCGATTGCTGGAATGGAAAGTGAGCTTAAAAACGAGATGA
- the racE gene encoding glutamate racemase, producing MQRPIAILDSGVGGLTVVKEVMRQLPREKVIYFGDTARTPYGPRPADEVLRFTREIVDYLMQFKPKMIIIACNTATAVALEDIRSRVSIPVAGVINPGARAAINVSHTSVVGVIGTEGTIRSNAYETALKRIKPNIQVVSLACPKFVPLVEQGNFRSDETYETVLGSIGHLRELPMDTLILGCTHYPFLYETISEVMGRGVKLISSANETAREVSTILHESNRLSGGEEVPVHQFFCSGDPRMFKAIAQQWLGEQIELTPVVWQVPRIG from the coding sequence GTGCAAAGACCGATAGCCATACTCGATTCCGGCGTAGGCGGGTTGACCGTCGTCAAAGAAGTGATGCGGCAGCTTCCGCGCGAGAAAGTCATCTATTTCGGTGATACGGCACGAACCCCTTATGGGCCCCGGCCCGCTGACGAAGTGCTGCGTTTCACGCGGGAAATCGTCGACTATTTGATGCAGTTTAAACCGAAAATGATTATTATCGCCTGCAATACAGCGACAGCGGTCGCTCTTGAGGATATCCGTTCCCGCGTATCGATTCCGGTCGCAGGTGTCATAAACCCCGGCGCAAGAGCCGCGATTAACGTGTCGCATACGAGCGTCGTTGGTGTTATCGGCACAGAAGGGACGATTCGCAGCAACGCTTATGAGACGGCGCTTAAACGAATCAAGCCCAACATTCAGGTCGTAAGCCTCGCTTGTCCAAAGTTTGTCCCGCTTGTGGAACAGGGCAACTTTCGATCGGATGAAACCTATGAAACGGTTCTCGGTTCGATCGGCCATCTTCGTGAACTTCCGATGGATACGCTAATTCTCGGATGCACCCATTACCCGTTTCTGTATGAAACGATATCCGAGGTGATGGGGCGGGGAGTTAAACTGATCAGCTCCGCCAACGAAACGGCGCGCGAAGTAAGCACGATTTTGCATGAAAGCAACCGGCTGTCCGGCGGCGAGGAGGTTCCGGTTCACCAGTTTTTTTGCAGCGGGGATCCGCGCATGTTCAAGGCGATCGCCCAGCAGTGGCTGGGGGAGCAGATCGAGCTGACGCCGGTCGTTTGGCAGGTGCCTCGCATTGGTTAG
- the pyk gene encoding pyruvate kinase — MRKTKIVCTLGPSSESIPVLKQLMEAGMNVARLNMAHGELEDHAERIRRVRQASKETGIFVPVLLDIKGPEVRIGKLKEASCVLKQGGTLVLTTEEIEGDAERISVNYKGLPKDVAVGNTILIDDGLIELRVNSVSATEVHCEIINGGTVKPRKGVNLPGIRTSLPGVTERDVRHIHFGIEQGIDIIAASFVRKAEDIMEIRQLLEDNGGAHIQIISKIENQEGVDNLDAIIQASDGIMVARGDLGVEIPVEDVPALQQEMISKCNLAGKPVIVATHMLESMQVNPRPTRAEVSDVANAVLQGTDSIMLSGETAAGKYPVESVQRMASIAVKAESMIDAKAQFRGRRSLHTTTTTEVISQAAVSSSLDLGAKAILTPTEGGYTPRMVSKYRPQAPIIAITPNEKVLAKLCLLRGVIPVLGEKASSTDEMLQSAIVGGSKTGLLNEGDYVVISFGVPSGTSGTTNLIKIQQV; from the coding sequence ATGCGTAAAACGAAAATTGTATGTACACTGGGACCATCCAGCGAATCGATTCCGGTATTGAAGCAGCTTATGGAGGCCGGCATGAACGTTGCCCGTCTCAATATGGCTCACGGCGAGCTGGAGGATCATGCGGAGCGGATTCGCAGAGTCCGCCAAGCATCCAAGGAGACCGGAATTTTCGTGCCGGTGCTGCTTGACATTAAAGGGCCGGAAGTTCGGATCGGAAAGCTGAAAGAAGCTTCCTGCGTATTGAAACAGGGCGGGACGCTTGTGCTGACAACGGAAGAAATCGAAGGGGATGCGGAGCGCATTTCCGTAAACTATAAAGGACTGCCTAAAGATGTAGCCGTAGGCAATACGATCTTGATCGACGACGGCTTGATTGAGCTGCGCGTGAACAGCGTATCCGCTACTGAAGTTCACTGCGAAATCATTAACGGCGGTACGGTGAAACCGCGCAAAGGCGTCAATCTGCCGGGTATCCGCACTTCGCTGCCTGGCGTAACGGAGCGGGACGTCCGTCATATCCATTTCGGCATTGAGCAGGGAATCGACATTATTGCCGCTTCTTTTGTGCGCAAAGCCGAAGACATTATGGAAATCCGCCAATTGCTGGAGGATAACGGCGGCGCCCATATCCAAATTATTTCCAAGATCGAAAATCAGGAAGGCGTAGACAATCTCGATGCGATTATCCAGGCTTCGGACGGCATTATGGTCGCGCGCGGAGATTTGGGCGTTGAAATTCCGGTGGAGGACGTTCCGGCGCTGCAGCAGGAAATGATCTCCAAGTGCAACTTGGCGGGCAAACCGGTTATCGTGGCCACGCACATGCTGGAGTCGATGCAGGTTAACCCGCGTCCGACCCGGGCGGAAGTCAGCGACGTTGCCAACGCGGTGCTGCAAGGTACCGACTCGATCATGCTTTCCGGCGAGACGGCTGCAGGGAAATATCCGGTCGAATCGGTGCAGCGGATGGCAAGCATCGCGGTTAAAGCCGAGTCGATGATCGATGCTAAAGCCCAGTTCCGCGGAAGACGCTCGCTGCATACGACGACCACGACAGAGGTGATCAGCCAGGCGGCGGTCAGCTCCTCGCTCGACCTTGGCGCCAAGGCGATCCTGACGCCGACCGAAGGCGGATATACGCCTCGTATGGTATCGAAATACCGTCCGCAAGCGCCGATTATTGCCATTACGCCGAATGAAAAAGTATTGGCGAAGCTTTGCCTTCTGCGCGGCGTCATTCCGGTGCTGGGAGAGAAAGCAAGCTCAACCGATGAAATGCTGCAATCGGCGATTGTGGGCGGCAGCAAGACCGGTCTGTTGAACGAAGGCGATTATGTCGTTATTTCGTTTGGCGTACCGAGCGGCACAAGCGGCACAACGAACCTCATTAAAATTCAACAGGTTTAA